In Fusarium oxysporum f. sp. lycopersici 4287 chromosome 4, whole genome shotgun sequence, a genomic segment contains:
- a CDS encoding hypothetical protein (At least one base has a quality score < 10) has product MYPGSLFPLLAVLAVGTEAIGSTPRCKCIPGQSCWPSPSEWKAFNNKIGGSLIKTEPIAQSCYPGPEDLKQCAYVNKMWSDQDFQSSNPIGRPYPYNITCAPVDYAAGQEPTTCSLGSLPVYAVNATTLSQIRNTISYARERNIRLVVTGTGHDLLGRSDGFGGLELWLHQFKNGINFQKTYKSENQCKRSSWKHSAIKIDGNYQWRDVYKVAEANNVIAVGGGSITPGAIGGWASGGGHGPATRNYGLGADQILEAEVMLADGRVIIANHCENTDLFRSMRGGGPGYGITLSSTIKAHPNVKVVTAHHLQIAPLEKTVKNADLLDAVSTLLQSLPDLNDAGFAGYGYWFRNFPTVFVGNATSGYSHGVWTIGKGRQEAEAAWAPVRRALAKFEDKLYINESWATYDDYWSFYHAESGLYDPTGDTSVLTSRLIDRQSVKSFEKVRDAVEVMSGKPDEFGTSVILLTSGGQVFKDASDKTSGLHPAWRKSHYVLISGTGISRTGNTAERKAANDDVTFVKGAAAKTLAPNTGGYMNEGDRNDPDWKKSFYGSLYGEHLTTKRKYDPSHVFYCPTCVGSEDWVERPDGPLCRVK; this is encoded by the exons ATGTATCCCGGGTCTCTTTTTCCTCTACTCGCGGTACTTGCCGTTGGCACAGAAGCGATTGGTTCAACACCGAGATGCAAATGC ATTCCCGGCCAATCCTGCTGGCCCTCTCCTTCAGAATGGAAAGctttcaacaacaagattgGCGGCAGTCTTATCAAGACTGAGCCAATCGCGCAGTCATGCTACCCCGGCCCAGAGGATCTGAAGCAATGCGCGTACGTGAACAAAATGTGGTCGGATCAGGATTTCCAGTCGTCGAATCCTATCGGGAGACCTTATCCGTACAACATCACCTGCGCACCGGTGGATTACGCTGCTGGGCAAGAGCCTACGACCTGCAGTCTCGGTTCTTTGCCTGTTTACGCTGTTAATGCTACTACTCTGTCACAAATCCGAAATACGATTTCGTATGCACGTGAGCGGAATATTAGACTTGTTGTTACTGGAACAggccatgatcttcttggtcgcTCTGATGGGTTCGGTGGTCTTGAGCTCTGGCTTCATCAGTTCAAAAACGGCATTAACTTTCAGAAGACTTACAAATCCGAGAACCAGTGCAAAAGGTCTAGCTGGAAGCATAGTGCTATCAAGATTGATGGGAACTACCAATGGCGCGATGTGTACAAGGTAGCTGAGGCGAACAATGTCATCGCAGTTGGCGGTGGCTCTATCACGCCTGGAGCGATCGGCGGGTGGGCTTCTGGTGGTGGCCATGGACCTGCGACGAGGAACTATGGTCTTGGCGCTGATCAGATTCTGGAAGCAGAAGTGATGCTAGCTGATGGAAGAGTCATCATCGCTAATCACTGTGAGAACACCGATCTCTTCCGTTCAATGCGTGGCGGAGGTCCTGGCTATGGTATCACTTTGAGCAGTACCATCAAGGCTCATCCCAATGTCAAGGTTGTCACAGCTCACCACTTGCAGATCGCACCACTGGAGAAGACAGTGAAGAATGCAGATCTACTCGACGCTGTGTCTACTCTGCTGCAGTCGCTACCTGATCTGAACGACGCTGGCTTTGCTGGCTACGGTTACTGGTTCCGAAACTTTCCCACCGTTTTTGTTGGGAACGCTACATCTGGCTATTCACACGGTGTCTGGACAATCGGCAAGGGCCGTCAAGAGGCTGAGGCAGCCTGGGCCCCGGTGCGAAGGGCTTTGGCGAAGTTTGAAGATAAGCTCTACATTAACGAGAGCTGGGCTACGTACGACGACTACTGGTCATTCTACCACGCTGAATCCGGGTTATACGACCCGACCGGCGATACCTCTGTCTTGACTTCGCGATTAATCGACCGCCAGAGCgtgaagagcttcgagaaaGTCCGAGATGCCGTCGAAGTCATGAGCGGCAAACCCGATGAGTTCGGCACAAGTGTCATTCTTCTCACTTCCGGAGGCCAAGTCTTCAAAGATGCTTCAGACAAGACAAGCGGCCTACACCCCGCCTGGCGAAAATCACACTACGTTCTCATCTCAGGCACGGGTATTTCTCGTACCGGAAACACTGCTGAGCGCAAAGCGGCGAATGACGACGTCACGTTCGTTAAGGGCGCTGCAGCGAAGACGTTGGCTCCCAACACTGGCGGTTACATGAATGAGGGTGATCGCAATGATCCTGATTGGAAGAAGTCGTTCTATGGTAGCTTGTATGGTGAGCACCTtacgacgaagaggaagtATGATCCTTCTCATGTTTTCTATTGTCCTACTTGTGTTGGGTCTGAGGATTGGGTTGAGAGACCAGATGGGCCTTTATGTAGAGTTAAATAG
- a CDS encoding alpha-galactosidase 2, with product MVLVTSKGITTAAVLFCQVISTFAESSDPIRVDGTSFALNGDNVSYRFHVDNITGDLINDHYGGPVAEDGITTEIGPIQGWVNLIGRVRREFPDHGRGDFRIPAFQLQQASGTTVTDFRYKSHEVVRGKPGLPGLPSTFGEADDVSTLVVHMYDNYSSIAVDLSYSIFPKYDAIVRSVNITNRGNATINLRKVSSWSVDLQQDNLDLIEIKGDWAREGMRVRRKVDFGTQGFQSSTGYSSHLHNPFLALVSSTTTETQGEAWGFSLVYTGSFAVDVEKSSQGLTRAILGLNSLDFSWPLKVGQTFTTPEVVSVFSSKGVGGMSRQFHRLYRKHLMKSKYAEETRPVLLNSWEGLAFDINETAIEKIAKQSADLGIKLFVMDDGWFGNKYPRVNDTAGLGDWQPDKSRFPDGLTPLVENVTDLKVANSSDELKFGIWFEPEMVNPESDLYDKHPDWAIHAGSYPRTETRNQLVLNLALPEVQEFIIDFVSKVLRESPISYVKWDNNRGIHETPDPTLNYKYMLGLYHVFETLTSRFPDVLWEGCASGGGRFDPGVLQWFPQIWTSDDTDAVERIAIQFGTSLAYPPSAMGAHLSHVPNGNTQRITSVKFRAHVAMMGGSFGVELDPSDLEPEEREQIPGLIELSEKINPIVITGDFYRLALPEETNYPAGQFISEDGKKVVLFAFQTRATINNSWPWFRLQGLDASAKYKVDNNQTVSGTTLMNLGIQLRFEGDYDSQVLMIEKQ from the exons ATGGTGCTTGTTACATCAAAGGGCATTACGACGGCGGCAGTGCTGTTCTGTCAGGTCATTTCGACTTTCGCGGAGAGTTCGGATC CAATCCGCGTCGATGGCACGTCTTTCGCTCTCAATGGCGACAACGTCTCATACCGCTTCCACGTCGACAACATCACTGGAGACCTCATCAACGATCACTACGGCGGCCCAGTCGCCGAAGATGGAATCACCACCGAAATCGGTCCCATCCAAGGCTGGGTAAATCTCATCGGCCGCGTCCGACGAGAATTCCCAGACCACGGCAGAGGAGACTTCCGTATCCCTGCATTTCAGCTCCAACAAGCAAGCGGCACAACCGTCACCGACTTTCGATACAAGTCTCATGAGGTTGTACGAGGAAAGCCTGGATTACCTGGTCTTCCGTCGACGTTTGgtgaggctgatgatgtgTCGACTTTGGTGGTGCACATGTACGACAATTACAGCTCTATTGCTGTTGATCTCTCGTATTCGATATTTCCGAAATATGATGCTATTGTGCGGAGTGTGAATATTACGAATCGGGGCAATGCGACGATTAATTTGAGAAAGGTTTCGAGCTGGAGTGTTGATCTGCAGCAGGATAATCTGGATCTTATTGAGATCAAGGGTGACTGGGCGCGTGAGGGTATGCGCGTGCGTCGAAAGGTGGACTTTGGAACACAAGG ATTCCAAAGCTCTACCGGTTACTCTTCGCATCTCCACAACCCGTTCCTCGCTCTCGTATCATCAACTACGACCGAGACACAAGGCGAAGCTTGGGGCTTCTCTCTGGTGTATACTGGTTCCTTTGCCGTTGACGTCGAGAAGAGCTCTCAGGGACTCACCCGCGCCATCCTCGGTCTCAATTCTCTCGACTTCTCATGGCCATTGAAAGTTGGCCAAACCTTCACCACTCCCGAGGTCGTCTCAGTCTTCTCTAGCAAGGGCGTAGGCGGCATGTCTCGGCAATTCCACCGCCTGTACAGAAAGCATTTGATGAAGAGTAAATACGCAGAGGAGACACGTCCTgttcttctcaacagctgGGAGGGCTTGGCATTCGATATCAACGAGACTGCCATTGAGAAGATCGCCAAACAATCTGCAGACCTCGGCATCAAATTGTTCGTCATGGATGATGGCTGGTTCGGTAACAAGTATCCACGTGTTAACGATACAGCTGGTCTTGGAGACTGGCAGCCTGATAAGTCACGCTTCCCTGACGGATTGACACCTCTGGTCGAAAATGTAACTGATCTGAAAGTCGCCAATTCTTCTGATGAGCTAAAGTTCGGTATCTGGTTCGAACCCGAAATGGTGAACCCTGAGTCAGACTTGTACGATAAGCACCCCGACTGGGCAATCCACGCAGGCTCGTATCCCCGAACCGAGACGCGTAACCAATTAGTTCTCAACCTAGCTTTGCCTGAGGTCCAAGAGTTCATCATCGACTTCGTTTCCAAGGTTCTCCGCGAATCACCAATCTCCTACGTCAAGTGGGATAACAACCGTGGAATTCACGAGACTCCTGATCCTACTCTCAACTACAAGTATATGCTGGGTCTTTATCACGTCTTTGAAACTTTGACGAGTCGCTTCCCTGACGTTTTGTGGGAAGGGTGTGCTTCAGGTGGCGGTCGGTTTGACCCCGGTGTTCTTCAGTGGTTCCCTCAAATCTGGACGTCGGATGATACAGATGCAGTTGAGCGTATCGCCATCCAATTCGGCACGTCACTTGCTTATCCTCCATCTGCCATGGGAGCTCACCTATCGCATGTCCCTAACGGCAACACCCAGAGAATAACCTCCGTTAAGTTCAGAGCCCACGTTGCCATGATGGGTGGCTCCTTTGGTGTTGAACTTGACCCTAGCGATCTTGAGCCTGAGGAGAGGGAACAAATTCCTGGTCTTATCGAGCTCTCTGAAAAGATCAACCCAATTGTCATCACTGGAGACTTTTACAGACTTGCCCTGCCTGAGGAAACCAACTACCCAGCTGGACAGTTCATTTCTGAGGATGGTAAGAAGGTCGTGTTATTTGCATTCCAGACGAGGGCGACTATCAACAACTCTTGGCCCTGGTTCCGACTTCAAGGTTTGGATGCTAGTGCCAAGTACAAGGTGGATAATAACCAGACGGTTTCTGGTACGACGCTGATGAACCTGGGCATTCAATTGAGGTTTGAGGGAGATTATGATAGTCAGGTTTTGATGATTGAGAAGCAATAG